The following proteins come from a genomic window of Nautilia profundicola AmH:
- the gatC gene encoding Asp-tRNA(Asn)/Glu-tRNA(Gln) amidotransferase subunit GatC, translating into MKIDESLVKRLETLSMVEIEDKASMAKDLAEIVEFVEMLNELDTSNVDATFSTLDNSTYLREDEPIKNNVIEEILEHAPKAKDGFFIVPKIIE; encoded by the coding sequence ATGAAAATAGATGAGAGTTTAGTTAAAAGACTTGAAACGCTAAGTATGGTTGAAATTGAAGACAAAGCTTCAATGGCTAAGGATTTGGCTGAAATCGTCGAATTTGTAGAAATGCTAAATGAACTTGATACAAGTAATGTAGATGCAACATTTTCTACACTTGACAATTCAACTTATTTAAGAGAAGACGAACCAATCAAAAACAATGTAATTGAAGAGATATTAGAGCATGCACCAAAAGCAAAGGATGGGTTCTTTATAGTTCCGAAAATTATAGAATAA